A stretch of DNA from Paenibacillus sp. FSL W8-0186:
TTGGTGTTTGGCCGCTAAAGATTTCAGCAATCCGCGTAGGATCCAGCCGGAAATTAAATTGCGCATTGTGAAAGCCCATATCGACGTATTTCTTGCATTCCGGGTATTTGTTAATATCATAGTTTGGAACAGGAAACAGCTTGCCCCATTCAACGCCCAATGTTTCCAAGGCCTTGGCAAAAGCGTTCTGGTGGGCATTATCGCGAACGATCAGAAACGCCAGTGTTTCACGAAACGCTTTGTTGTTGCTCATTTCATAAATTCTTGTCTTTTGAAGCACTCCCGTTGATTCCAGAACAACGTTGTCCAATAAATTGCTGATCAGATTGCCATGATCATACACATAATTTCCATTCCAGGGATTTCCGGCTGCATCGACTGGCAGCGAGCTTTGCGCGCCCATAATAAAGTGATGGGGGTTGGCATGTTTGACGGCCTCATCTAGCGGAGCTGCATTCAAGCCCGAATCGCCTGCTCCAGAAGCGCCTGCACCGGTGAGCAATTGGTTGATGGTATGCTGAACCAACTCGACATGGCTTAATTCTTCCAGAAACACGCCTCGTATCAAATCCCGAAACTGGGTTGCGTTGCCACGAAAGTTATTGCTTTGAAAGAAGAACTGCATCATGGTGCGCATCTCGCCAAATCTCCCGCCTAATGTTTCTTGCAGCACCTTCGCTGCTGCCGGATCAGGCTGATCTGGGACGATCAAATTAATTAAATCTTCTTTATAGAAATACATCACGATAATCTCCTTTTATGCAAATTTACGTCCTTATGAGTTTGCGCTGGTCGACTAGGGGGAATGCAAGGAGGAGTCTGCCATGTTTCTCCAAGTATCATGAGATGACATGATGTTAAGTAAGAAGCATAAAACATCAGGATGAAGTGAATAATGACGGTGATTATAATAAAAGGAGAGACAATAAACGATATGGGTATATTAAGCGGTAATCCCAAAGACGAACCGATGCATTATGGTGAAATTTTCAGCGTATGGCAAGCATCCATGATGGCTAAAGGCACGGTTTCCTGTTACCAGGCCTTCCTCAACCACGCCGGTGACGAGGATCTTAAGAAAATTCTCGAAGCTTTAATTGAACAGGCGAAATTAGAAATTAAAGAGTGTGACACCCTGCTCACCGATAATGGTATTGCACCCGCGCCTGTATTGCCAGAAAGACCCCCAGCTAAGCTTGAAGATATTCCAGCGGGAGCAAGATTTACAGATCCTGAAATTGCTGCAAAAATTGCAGCGGAGAATGCGCTTGGTCTTGCAGCCTGCAGTTCGGTTATGGGACAATCGATAAGAGAAGATGTCGGCGCATTATTTGCCAAATATCACCTTACTAAAGCTGCATTGGGCTTGCGCATTCTTCAAATGAACAAAGATAAGGGCTGGCTAATCCCTCCGCCCCTTCAGGTAAAAAGACCTGTTGAAGAATAAAATACGAATGAAAATCAAAAATCCCACGCAGCGTGGGATTTTGTTGTCCTTGTAGCTTAAGTTGAACTTCATTCCATTGCATGCTGAATCTTCAAACCTTCGGCACTTCAATCGTCGTCATCGCACTGCGCTTCTGCTCATCGTTGATATGCGTATAGATCATTGTTGTTTCAATGGAGGCATGACCGAGCAGTTCCTTTACCACGCGAATATCTACGTTGTTTCTCAGCAGCATGGTAGCAAAGGAGTGCCGCAGCTTATGACAGGATAATTTCATATCGGTCAACTGCGGGTGATCCTGTTTGAAGGCATC
This window harbors:
- a CDS encoding manganese catalase family protein, which encodes MYFYKEDLINLIVPDQPDPAAAKVLQETLGGRFGEMRTMMQFFFQSNNFRGNATQFRDLIRGVFLEELSHVELVQHTINQLLTGAGASGAGDSGLNAAPLDEAVKHANPHHFIMGAQSSLPVDAAGNPWNGNYVYDHGNLISNLLDNVVLESTGVLQKTRIYEMSNNKAFRETLAFLIVRDNAHQNAFAKALETLGVEWGKLFPVPNYDINKYPECKKYVDMGFHNAQFNFRLDPTRIAEIFSGQTPSRNGGELQVVAPPEGYPLPSLPELANEHSPGLHDLNT
- a CDS encoding DUF3231 family protein, with translation MGILSGNPKDEPMHYGEIFSVWQASMMAKGTVSCYQAFLNHAGDEDLKKILEALIEQAKLEIKECDTLLTDNGIAPAPVLPERPPAKLEDIPAGARFTDPEIAAKIAAENALGLAACSSVMGQSIREDVGALFAKYHLTKAALGLRILQMNKDKGWLIPPPLQVKRPVEE